In the genome of Raphanus sativus cultivar WK10039 chromosome 4, ASM80110v3, whole genome shotgun sequence, one region contains:
- the LOC108835323 gene encoding potassium transporter 9 isoform X2 codes for MAERVEASVEEGENTIEERRIGTMWELEQKLDQSMDEEANKLKNMYREKGLSMLMLLRLSFQSLGIVYGDLGTSPLYVFYNTFPDGIKDSEDVIGALSLIIYSLLLIPLIKYVFIVCKANDNGQGGTLAIYSLLCRHAKVKLIPNQQRSDEDLTTYSRTLVAEGSFAAKTKKWLESKESRKRALLFVVLLGTCMMIGDGILTPAISVLSATGGIKLSSPKISSDVVVVMSIVILVGLFSMQHYGTDKVGWLFAPIVFIWFLFIGATGIYNICKHDTRVLKAFSPTYVYLYFKRRGRDGWISLGGILLSITGTEALYADIAYFPLLAIQLAFTFFVFPCLLLAYCGQAAYLVNNKEHYNDAFYASIPRSVYWPMFVVATGAAIVGSQAAISGTYSIIKQAVSHGCFPRVKIVHTSKEFLRQIYCPDINWMLMLGCIAVTASFKNQSQIGNAYGTAVVLVMLVTTLLMVLTMLLVWRCHWILVLIFAFLSLVVELSYFSAVLLKINQGGWVPLIIAAISLLVMSVWQYATVKKYEFEMHSKVSMSWILGLGPSLGLVRVPGIGLVYTELASGVPHIFSHLITNLPAIHSVVVFVCVKYLPVFTVPEEERFLVKRIGPKKFRMFRCVARSTQERRRFRKQTVN; via the exons atggcaGAAAGGGTAGAAGCATCTGTAGAAGAAGGAGAGAACACCATTGAAGAAAGACGCATAGGAACTATGTGGGAGCTAGAGCAGAAACTTGATCAATCCATGGATGAGGAAGCTAATAAGCTCAAGAATATGTACAGAGAAAAG gGCTTGTCGATGTTGATGTTACTGAGACTATCATTCCAAAGTCTAGGGATAGTTTACGGCGATCTAGGGACTTCTCCATTGTATGTGTTCTACAATACATTCCCGGATGGCATTAAAGATAGTGAAGATGTCATCGGAGCTCTTTCTTTGATCATTTACTCTCTTTTGCTTATACCTCTCATCAAGTATGTGTTCATTGTCTGCAAAGCTAATGACAATGGTCAAG GTGGGACTTTAGCTATATACTCCTTGCTATGTAGACATGCTAAAGTGAAGCTTATCCCGAATCAGCAACGCAGCGATGAGGATCTGACTACTTATAGTCGAACTTTAGTCGCTGAAGGGTCTTTTGCTGCTAAAACAAAGAAGTGGTTAGAGAGTAAAGAATCTAGGAAGAGAGCTCTTCTCTTCGTTGTTCTTCTCGGGACTTGTATGATGATCGGTGATGGTATCTTAACTCCAGCCATCTCCG TTCTTTCAGCGACTGGTGGGATCAAACTCAGCAGCCCAAAGATAAGCAGCG ACGTTGTTGTGGTTATGTCTATTGTCATTTTAGTTGGACTGTTTAGTATGCAACACTACGGCACAGACAAAGTCGGGTGGCTCTTCGCCCCTATAGTCTTTATTTGGTTCCTCTTCATTGGAGCCACTGGAATATACAACATCTGCAAGCACGACACTCGCGTCTTAAAAGCGTTTTCGCCAACATATGTATACTTGTACTTCAAAAGAAGAGGACGAGATGGTTGGATCTCTCTCGGTGGCATTCTTCTCAGCATAACAGGCACTGAGGCTCTATACGCAGACATTGCTTACTTCCCGTTACTAGCGATACAGCTCGCTTTCACCTTCTTCGTGTTTCCTTGTCTTCTTCTAGCATACTGCGGACAAGCTGCGTATCTTGTGAACAACAAGGAGCATTACAACGACGCTTTCTATGCATCTATCCCGA GGAGTGTATATTGGCCAATGTTTGTAGTCGCCACAGGAGCTGCAATCGTTGGGAGCCAAGCTGCGATATCAGGGACTTACTCGATTATTAAGCAGGCTGTGTCTCATGGATGTTTTCCTCGTGTTAAAATTGTACATACTTCCAAGGAGTTCCTTCGTCAGATCTATTGCCCTGATATTAACTGGATGCTCATGCTTGGCTGCATAGCCGTCACTGCTAGTTTCAAGAATCAGAGCCAAATCGGAAATGCATACG GGACTGCGGTTGTGCTTGTGATGCTTGTGACTACATTGCTAATGGTACTAACCATGCTGCTCGTGTGGAGGTGCCACTGGATCCTTGTCCTTATATTCGCCTTCCTCTCCCTCGTGGTGGAACTGTCATACTTCTCGGCTGTGCTCCTAAAGATCAACCAAGGAGGATGGGTTCCGCTCATCATAGCAGCCATCTCTCTTCTAGTAATGTCGGTCTGGCAGTACGCAACAGTCAAGAAGTATGAGTTTGAAATGCACAGCAAAGTTTCCATGAGCTGGATACTCGGTCTTGGTCCTAGCCTCGGCCTTGTTCGTGTCCCAGGGATAGGGTTAGTCTACACGGAGTTAGCGAGTGGTGTCCCTCACATCTTCTCTCATCTCATCACTAACCTCCCCGCGATTCACTCTGTTGTAGTCTTTGTCTGCGTAAAGTACCTTCCTGTCTTCACCGTCCCTGAAGAAGAGAGGTTTCTTGTGAAGAGAATTGGACCGAAGAAGTTCAGAATGTTCCGCTGCGTGGCCAG ATCTACACAGGAAAGACGACGATTTCGAAAACAAACTGTTAACTAA
- the LOC108835323 gene encoding potassium transporter 9 isoform X1 — protein MAERVEASVEEGENTIEERRIGTMWELEQKLDQSMDEEANKLKNMYREKGLSMLMLLRLSFQSLGIVYGDLGTSPLYVFYNTFPDGIKDSEDVIGALSLIIYSLLLIPLIKYVFIVCKANDNGQGGTLAIYSLLCRHAKVKLIPNQQRSDEDLTTYSRTLVAEGSFAAKTKKWLESKESRKRALLFVVLLGTCMMIGDGILTPAISVLSATGGIKLSSPKISSDVVVVMSIVILVGLFSMQHYGTDKVGWLFAPIVFIWFLFIGATGIYNICKHDTRVLKAFSPTYVYLYFKRRGRDGWISLGGILLSITGTEALYADIAYFPLLAIQLAFTFFVFPCLLLAYCGQAAYLVNNKEHYNDAFYASIPRSVYWPMFVVATGAAIVGSQAAISGTYSIIKQAVSHGCFPRVKIVHTSKEFLRQIYCPDINWMLMLGCIAVTASFKNQSQIGNAYGTAVVLVMLVTTLLMVLTMLLVWRCHWILVLIFAFLSLVVELSYFSAVLLKINQGGWVPLIIAAISLLVMSVWQYATVKKYEFEMHSKVSMSWILGLGPSLGLVRVPGIGLVYTELASGVPHIFSHLITNLPAIHSVVVFVCVKYLPVFTVPEEERFLVKRIGPKKFRMFRCVARYGYKDLHRKDDDFENKLLTNLSSFIRIETMMEPALTSSTYSSAFSVNYTQESRDELLRNNSNHNNNMDMFSSMVDYTVSTLDTIVPADSPRNAASFSQNNTVEEEEDELEFLKTCKESGVVHIMGNTVVKATKGSWLPKKIAIDYVYAFLDKICRENSVILHVPHENLLNVGQVFYI, from the exons atggcaGAAAGGGTAGAAGCATCTGTAGAAGAAGGAGAGAACACCATTGAAGAAAGACGCATAGGAACTATGTGGGAGCTAGAGCAGAAACTTGATCAATCCATGGATGAGGAAGCTAATAAGCTCAAGAATATGTACAGAGAAAAG gGCTTGTCGATGTTGATGTTACTGAGACTATCATTCCAAAGTCTAGGGATAGTTTACGGCGATCTAGGGACTTCTCCATTGTATGTGTTCTACAATACATTCCCGGATGGCATTAAAGATAGTGAAGATGTCATCGGAGCTCTTTCTTTGATCATTTACTCTCTTTTGCTTATACCTCTCATCAAGTATGTGTTCATTGTCTGCAAAGCTAATGACAATGGTCAAG GTGGGACTTTAGCTATATACTCCTTGCTATGTAGACATGCTAAAGTGAAGCTTATCCCGAATCAGCAACGCAGCGATGAGGATCTGACTACTTATAGTCGAACTTTAGTCGCTGAAGGGTCTTTTGCTGCTAAAACAAAGAAGTGGTTAGAGAGTAAAGAATCTAGGAAGAGAGCTCTTCTCTTCGTTGTTCTTCTCGGGACTTGTATGATGATCGGTGATGGTATCTTAACTCCAGCCATCTCCG TTCTTTCAGCGACTGGTGGGATCAAACTCAGCAGCCCAAAGATAAGCAGCG ACGTTGTTGTGGTTATGTCTATTGTCATTTTAGTTGGACTGTTTAGTATGCAACACTACGGCACAGACAAAGTCGGGTGGCTCTTCGCCCCTATAGTCTTTATTTGGTTCCTCTTCATTGGAGCCACTGGAATATACAACATCTGCAAGCACGACACTCGCGTCTTAAAAGCGTTTTCGCCAACATATGTATACTTGTACTTCAAAAGAAGAGGACGAGATGGTTGGATCTCTCTCGGTGGCATTCTTCTCAGCATAACAGGCACTGAGGCTCTATACGCAGACATTGCTTACTTCCCGTTACTAGCGATACAGCTCGCTTTCACCTTCTTCGTGTTTCCTTGTCTTCTTCTAGCATACTGCGGACAAGCTGCGTATCTTGTGAACAACAAGGAGCATTACAACGACGCTTTCTATGCATCTATCCCGA GGAGTGTATATTGGCCAATGTTTGTAGTCGCCACAGGAGCTGCAATCGTTGGGAGCCAAGCTGCGATATCAGGGACTTACTCGATTATTAAGCAGGCTGTGTCTCATGGATGTTTTCCTCGTGTTAAAATTGTACATACTTCCAAGGAGTTCCTTCGTCAGATCTATTGCCCTGATATTAACTGGATGCTCATGCTTGGCTGCATAGCCGTCACTGCTAGTTTCAAGAATCAGAGCCAAATCGGAAATGCATACG GGACTGCGGTTGTGCTTGTGATGCTTGTGACTACATTGCTAATGGTACTAACCATGCTGCTCGTGTGGAGGTGCCACTGGATCCTTGTCCTTATATTCGCCTTCCTCTCCCTCGTGGTGGAACTGTCATACTTCTCGGCTGTGCTCCTAAAGATCAACCAAGGAGGATGGGTTCCGCTCATCATAGCAGCCATCTCTCTTCTAGTAATGTCGGTCTGGCAGTACGCAACAGTCAAGAAGTATGAGTTTGAAATGCACAGCAAAGTTTCCATGAGCTGGATACTCGGTCTTGGTCCTAGCCTCGGCCTTGTTCGTGTCCCAGGGATAGGGTTAGTCTACACGGAGTTAGCGAGTGGTGTCCCTCACATCTTCTCTCATCTCATCACTAACCTCCCCGCGATTCACTCTGTTGTAGTCTTTGTCTGCGTAAAGTACCTTCCTGTCTTCACCGTCCCTGAAGAAGAGAGGTTTCTTGTGAAGAGAATTGGACCGAAGAAGTTCAGAATGTTCCGCTGCGTGGCCAG gTACGGTTATAAAGATCTACACAGGAAAGACGACGATTTCGAAAACAAACTGTTAACTAACCTCTCCTCGTTCATCCGAATCGAAACTATGATGGAGCCAGCTTTAACCTCAAGTACCTACAGCAGCGCGTTCTCAGTCAACTATACACAAGAGTCTAGAGATGAGTTGCTCCGTAACAATagcaaccacaacaacaacatggATATGTTCTCATCGATGGTGGACTACACGGTATCAACTCTAGACACGATAGTTCCAGCTGATTCACCGCGTAATGCAGCGAGTTTCAGTCAGAACAACACagtggaggaagaggaggatgaGTTGGAGTTTCTGAAGACATGTAAAGAGTCAGGGGTTGTTCATATCATGGGGAACACTGTGGTGAAAGCAACAAAAGGATCATGGCTTCCTAAAAAGATTGCGATTGATTATGTTTATGCGTTTCTTGATAAGATTTGTAGGGAGAATAGTGTTATCTTACATGTTCCTCATGAAAACCTTTTGAACGTTGGACAAGTCTTTTATATTtag